From the Nitrospira sp. genome, the window GTCCTTCAGCGATGTTCCGATCCATGAGAGCGCGCACCGCCGGGAACCGCTCAAAGAAGGTGTCGATGTACTTCTTTGCCTCTGGTTGGGGCACGCCCAGATTTTGGGAGAGACCGAAGGGACTGATTCCGTAGACGATGCCGAAGACGACTGTCTTGGCAGCGCGGCGCATGTCTCTGGTGATCTGACTGGAGGGCAGGCCGAATATTTCCATGGCTGTGGCCATATGAATATCCTCCCCCCTGGTAAACACGGACAGCAAACGAGGATCTTTCGAGAGATGGGCAAGAATACGCGGCTCGATCTGGCTGTAGTCCGCGCAGAGGAGCTGGTGGCCGTTGGGGACGATAAACGCTTCACGGATGCGGAGGCCGTAGTCGCCTTTTACGGGGATGTTTTGGAGGTTTGGGTCGGTGGATGAGAGGCGTCCGGTTGCCGCGACAGTCTGGTTCAGCGACGTGTGGAGTCGTTTGGTCTCCGGATGCACCAGTTCCGGCAGAGCATCCACGTAAGTCGACTTGAGTTTGCTGAGGCTTCGGTAACTCAGAATCTGTGCGGGTAGCTCATGTTGGGCCGCAAGTTGTGTGAGCGTATCTTCATCGGTGGAGTAACCGGTCTTGGTCTTGCGCAGGGGTTTTAGCCCGAGCTTCTCGAATAGGACCGTCGCCAGTTGCCTTGGTGAATTGATGTTGAATTCGCCGCCGGCTGACCTGGTGATGGTTTCCATCATGCGGTCTAGCTCTCGTTCGAGCTCCTTACTCAATTCGTGCAGCCGTTCGACATCGAGCAAGAACCCGTTCCGCTCGATGTCCACCAGGACCGGGACGAGCGGCATCTCGACCTCGGTGAAGAGTTTCAAGCTGCCTTGTTCCGTCAATTGCCCTCTCAGGATCGGTTCGAGTTCGACCAGGGCAGCAGCGGCTTCCGTTGCCGCTTCGCGTGAACCGGTGTCCACTTCGAAGAGGGACTGCGGTTGGGCCTTCTCCTGCTTTTCCGATCCCAGCCGTTTTCCTAATCGCTCCAGCATGATTGTGTCGAGGCTATGGTCCCGGCGGTTGGGGTTGAGTAAATAGTCCGCGATCATCGTGTCCATGTATGGCGGGGCCAAGGTGACGCCGATGCGGTGAAAGGCCAGCAGGGTGGCCTTGAGGTCGTGCACGATCTTCGGCCTGTGCACGTCATGCAAGACGGGTATGATCGGCCGCAGGAACGTGTGCACATCGATCGGAATAAAGCCTGTCTGCTCGCCGCTGGAAAGGGTCAGGCCTAGGACGTCCGCGTGAATACCTGGCCGTCCGGTCAGCAAGCAGTGCACACCGAGGGGACCGGATTTCGGTACACCGTCGATGAATCGCCTGGCGGTCGTTTCGTCCTCGATGATGACGGTCGCGTGGAACTTCGCCTCCGGCTGCTTCGGCGAGGGTTGGAGGCTCTTGAGGAGGGACGTGAATTCCAGCTCGCGCAGCAGATCGGTCAGCTGGTCGTCATGGGGCGGCTTGAGCTGGTAGGACTCCGGATGGAATTGCACAGGACTCTGGGTATCGATGGTCGCCAGTCTTCGGCTGAGCCGTGCATTGTCCGCCTGTTCGGTGAGGAGCGTCTTGACGCGAGCCGGTGCGACTTCGTCGAGGCGTTGGAGCAGTTCATCGATCGTCCCGAATTGTGCGATCAACTTCATCGCGGTTTTCTCGCCGACCCCTTTCACCCCTGGTATGTTGTCGCTGCTGTCGCCCGTCAGACCCATGACTTCGATCACTCGCGCCGGCTCGACGCCGAACTTGGCGACACATTCCGCTTCGCCTGACCACTTGTCTTTCACGGGATCGTAAATCCGCACATGGGGTGTCACCAGCTGGAGCATGTCCTTATCGCCGCTGACGATGACGATGTCAGAGCCAGCTTGCTCCGCCTGGCGGGCCAAGGTGCCGATCAGATCGTCAGCTTCGTAACCGGCTTGCCTGACTGCGGGAATATTCAGTGCCTGTACCACCCGATGGATATAGGGAATCTGCGCCTTCATTCCGTCCGGCATCGGTGGACGCTGCGCTTTATACTCTTTGAATTCCTCGTGTCTGATGGTCGGGCCCTTTTCGTCGAAGGCGACGGCCAGGCCATCCGGTTTGTGTTCGCGGATGATCTTGAGGAGCGTGGTCATGAATCCGTAGACCGCATTCGTCTGCAGGCCTTTGGAATTATTGAGAGTCGGCAGAGCGAAGAAGGCGCGATAGATGTAGGCGCTGCCGTCGATGAGGTAGAGGGTTTTGCGCTGGTCCGTCGAGTCAGACATACGCACAGCCTACGGCGTTCAGCTATCAGCAGTCAGCAAGGGATTTTCGACTTCTCCCGACGGGTCTCGCTTCATGAGTCGGAGGCGATGATCAGCGGCGGCGTTCCAAACTTCTGGCGCATGTTGTTGATGGCACTCAGGACAGCCGGTTGACCGATCATTCTTGCTTCCAGCTTGCGCTTGCCGGGAAAGTCCAGCATCGTCACGCCGATCAACATCGTGAGAATGCCTTGACCCGGTAAAAATAACATCAAGAATCCAGCGAACAGAAAGACGGCTCCGACAGCGTTCTTGACGATATGGCCGAGCAACCGAAGCACCGGGTGATGGTTTTCCATCCAATTCCGCGGGACACGGGTGTCGAAGAAATCTGCCGGAAGCCGGACGAGAATGAACGGGATCGCAATCAATGATCCGACAAAGAAAACAACCGAGAGAACCGTCAGCGTAACGAGGGTTTCGGTCGAGACATACTGCTGAATCGCGGAAAGAAGCCCATCCATCGGTCGGCATCCTAGCATGGGCTTCTGTACCTCTCAAGATAGATCGGGCCGAGATCTCGTGTTTACGCAGTCGTCTCCGATCGTTATAATGATTCCTTATGGAGCCACTGTACGAATCTTTGTCGATGAAAGCGAGACGCATGACTGCCCGATGACCTCCAACGAAGTCGAGCCCCGATCAGAGACTCCGTCAACAGCGTGACAGCCCGCGCGCAGAAGAAGTAGGTATGTCGACTAAACCGAAGTTCGTCATCTTCGCCCACAACGCCACCTACGATAAGCTGCACCAGGTCGCGACGCTCGGCATGACGGCCGCGGCGATGGGCAAAGACGTGATCATCGTCCTGTTATTCTGGACGATCAAAAAACTCGCGGAAGGGAGGATCGATCAGATCGATTTCCCCCCAGAATATGCCGAATCGGCTGCGGAAGTTGCCCGGCTGCTTAAAGAGAAAAAGGTGCCGAAGATCTCGGAGATGTTCCAAGATGCCAAGCATGTCGGGAGGCTGCGGATGATTGCCTGCAGCGCCGGATTGGAATATATGGGTGTAGACAGTTCTGCGGTCGAACAGAACGTCGACGAGGTGTTGGGCCTGCCCGCCATTCTTTCATTAACCGCTGACGCCGAAACAAAGCTCTTTATCTGAGGCAGGTGAAAAGTGAAAGGTTGTTCCCCTGTCCGATCGTACGTTTCACAGCTTACCGTTCTCGTCTAACGACTTCTCGTGACTCCCACTCGATCACACAATTCGGTCAACTTGCAGGTGCTGCACAGAGGCGAGACCGGAAGACAGAGGTTCTGTCCATAGGGAACGAGGAGATCGTTGTAGATGATCCAGTATTGCTTGGGTAGCGTGAGTCGAAGGGCCTGTTCGGATTCTTCGGGTGTCTTCGTCTTGATATAGCCCCATCGATTGCTGATCCGATGGACATGAATATCGACACAGATCCCAGGTTTGCCGTACCCGATAGTCACAACCAGGTTCGCGGTTTTTCGTCCCACCCCAGGTAAGGTGACCAGTTCATCGATGGAGTCCGGTACCACCCCGCCATACTCGTCGAGCAACTTGCGGGAGATCTGGTGAATGGCTTTGGCCTTTGTCCGGTAAAAGCCGACCGGATAAATCATCCGTTCGAGCTTCTTCAGCGGCAGCTTCAGCATGGCTTCCGGTGTGCGAGCCATGACAAAGAGTCGGTCGCCCGCTTCCCTTGTTGTCCTATCCTTGGTTCTCAAACTGAGCAGGGTGGAAATGAGGATGAGAAAGGGATCGCGATCCGACTCCTTGGCTACGAAGCCAACGACCGGCTCTTGCCAACGACGAATCTCACGCTTGAGGATGCGGATGGCTGCATGAATGTGCTCCCGACGCATGGGATCTGGGCAGGGGCGGAAAGAAGGATGGTGAGACGAGCGAAGACCGTTAACAGTAGCTCTCTAGTCAGGCCTCCGCTTCGATAGCCACTTCTGTCGGCGTCGCTGAGCTTCGCGTTGCTTGGCTTTCTTCCTCACACTGGGCTTCTCATAGAAGCGACGGCGCTTTAACTCGCGGAACAGACCCTCGCCTGCCAGCTTCTTCTTAGCGACCTTGAGGGCTTTCTCGACGTTGTTGTTAAAAACCTTGATTTCCATCCGATTGGTTTTCGACTTTCTCAGGCCAGGTCGGCCTGGTGCTTACGGTTTCCAATAAATAGGCGCCGGAGTCTAACACAAGCCCTTGAGTTCCTCAAGACTTTCCGTGGCCTTTGCAATTCTGAATTGCATGGTTGTCGTAAGTGTATGATTTTGTTGCACATGTACATTCGCGCGCACCGTAACAAGGCCTGCTTGAGCCGCTGCAATGGCTATGGTCTCCCCTACCACAAGGTCTGATTGAATGGTCGGCCTAGCTCCTTCGAGCAACATATGGAGCGACCGCGCAACCTCGCAAGACAATTCCGCGATTTCTAACGGCACTTCCGTAGCTCGTTGGAGCGCAATCGAAATCGCATGTGGGCGATCAGGATGTTCTTTGGGTATCTTATAGACGTCCATCAGCTCGGTGTAAACCTCTGCATCTTCCTGAACAAGCCGATGAAGCTGCCGGCTCAACTCAAGTAAACGCTGTTCTCTGTCCGATTGTCCACTAAGGCGTGCCCCCATTACTCCCAAGGAAGCCGCCAGGGCACCCACGAATGCCGCCACGCTGCCACCGGCTGGAGTTGGTTTAGCCGCGGCGAGGGCGCTAAGGAAACCTGATAGGGTTTCTACCGGTTCTTTCTTGGCAAGCGCCGCCTCGGCAATTTTCGTTTCGAGTACCTGGTCTGGATTGAATCGGTCGAGCTGCAGCGACGCGGCTGCGGCCTGATCCAGTGCCGCCTCCGGAACTAATCCGACTAGTTCACTACTCGCTACCGGTATGCCATGTTTCGCGGCTTCAGTCTTGACCGCCTGAAACGCGGTTAGCAGCGGTGTCACTTCGTAGTCCGTCAGATTCATTGCGACCTGCACCATGCCACGGCTGGCCAACTCTACGCCGATCGCTTTCAGATGAGTCAACCCACCGCTTGATTGGCGCACAGCCCTGGCGATAGCCCTGGCTTGATCCACTTCTGTCGAACGGAGGTTCACGTTGTAGGCGATCAGTGGAGGCCGAGCCCCGATCGCGATCGCTCCTGCGCTCGGATGTAGTCGGGACGGGCCAAAGTCGGGAGTCCAGGCAGGATCGGAGGCCATCCGGAAAGCCAAACCCTCAAGCCCTCCTCGCCTGACCGCCTCCAAAGGGCCATGGTCGGCACGACCTGCGGCACGTTCGTATAAGAAAACGGGGATCTCCAGTTCACGCCCAACTCGTTCTCCTAGTCGTTTGGCCAGCTGGACACAGTCTTGCATTGTCGTATCCCTGATCGGGATAAACGGCACAACATCTGTGGCTCCTATGCGGGGGTGTACTCCGACATGTGAACGCAGGTCGATCAGTTCAGCCGCGATCCGAACGGCACGAAACGCAGCTTCAATAGTCGCGTCCTGGCCTCCACAAAACGTCAACACCGACCTGTGGTGGTCGGTATCCATCGAGTGGTCCAAGAGAACCACGCCGGGTGTCGAAGCTACGGCATCAATCAGAGCCTGAACAATCGCCTGATCCCGGCCTTCACTGAAATTCGCCACACATTCGACGATTCCATCCATAGGTCCTTGCCTGTGCAAACGAAAAAGCCGGAGGACCGATGACCGTTCCTCCGGCTGCTGACTTAACCGTCGTTCTCGTGCAGGAGTCTAGCTATTTCGCCTTCTTCACAAACGCCTTATAGATGGGGCCCGACTTTGCTTGTTCCTCTTCCAAGCCCATCATTTGATGGCCCGTGGTTTCACACCAAGCCGGCATGTCTTTCTTGATGCCCTCATCATCGGAGACGACTTCCAGCACCTGTCCCAAGGCCAATTCTTTGATCTTCTTGGATGTGAGAATAATCGGCATTGGACAAAAATATCCCAACGTGTCGAGTTTGACATCGGCCTGCATCATGAAAACACCCTCGTTTCAGTAGACGGTTCAAATGAATAGATTGACATTACCCTGTTTGGCTTCTGCCAGGTACGTAGTCACGCCTGCGAACTGATCGATGCCGTCGATCAACGTATTCTTGGTAATACCCATGAGGCCCATCGTCGTCGTGCAGGCGATGAACCGCACGCCCAGATCGAGGGCCGTTTGCATCAACTCAGGCACGCCCGGCATCCGGTTTTGCTTCATCACCGTCTGCATCATCTTCGTTCCCAACCCCGCGAAGTGGAATCGGGACAACGGCAGTGCGTCGGCGCCACCCTTGTTGAGCAGTCCGAACATCCGTCGAAGCCAATCTTTGGCCGAACTCGTAGCTCCCCGTCTCCGAATCGTGTTCAATCCCCAAAACGTAAAAAACATGGTCACACGCATACCCATCGCAGCAGCGCCCGTGGCGATGATAAAGGCCGCCATCGCCCGATCGAGATCACCACTCAGCAATACGATTGTGACTCTTTCGGGCTTGGATTCTTGCAGTTGTGCCAACGTCGTCGTCGGCTCGATCTGTTGTGTGGCAATCATGATCTCACC encodes:
- a CDS encoding PGPGW domain-containing protein, which encodes MDGLLSAIQQYVSTETLVTLTVLSVVFFVGSLIAIPFILVRLPADFFDTRVPRNWMENHHPVLRLLGHIVKNAVGAVFLFAGFLMLFLPGQGILTMLIGVTMLDFPGKRKLEARMIGQPAVLSAINNMRQKFGTPPLIIASDS
- the rpsU gene encoding 30S ribosomal protein S21 — protein: MEIKVFNNNVEKALKVAKKKLAGEGLFRELKRRRFYEKPSVRKKAKQREAQRRRQKWLSKRRPD
- a CDS encoding DsrE/DsrF/DrsH-like family protein, with the protein product MIATQQIEPTTTLAQLQESKPERVTIVLLSGDLDRAMAAFIIATGAAAMGMRVTMFFTFWGLNTIRRRGATSSAKDWLRRMFGLLNKGGADALPLSRFHFAGLGTKMMQTVMKQNRMPGVPELMQTALDLGVRFIACTTTMGLMGITKNTLIDGIDQFAGVTTYLAEAKQGNVNLFI
- a CDS encoding sulfurtransferase TusA family protein, producing the protein MMQADVKLDTLGYFCPMPIILTSKKIKELALGQVLEVVSDDEGIKKDMPAWCETTGHQMMGLEEEQAKSGPIYKAFVKKAK
- a CDS encoding endonuclease III; the protein is MRREHIHAAIRILKREIRRWQEPVVGFVAKESDRDPFLILISTLLSLRTKDRTTREAGDRLFVMARTPEAMLKLPLKKLERMIYPVGFYRTKAKAIHQISRKLLDEYGGVVPDSIDELVTLPGVGRKTANLVVTIGYGKPGICVDIHVHRISNRWGYIKTKTPEESEQALRLTLPKQYWIIYNDLLVPYGQNLCLPVSPLCSTCKLTELCDRVGVTRSR
- the polA gene encoding DNA polymerase I, producing the protein MSDSTDQRKTLYLIDGSAYIYRAFFALPTLNNSKGLQTNAVYGFMTTLLKIIREHKPDGLAVAFDEKGPTIRHEEFKEYKAQRPPMPDGMKAQIPYIHRVVQALNIPAVRQAGYEADDLIGTLARQAEQAGSDIVIVSGDKDMLQLVTPHVRIYDPVKDKWSGEAECVAKFGVEPARVIEVMGLTGDSSDNIPGVKGVGEKTAMKLIAQFGTIDELLQRLDEVAPARVKTLLTEQADNARLSRRLATIDTQSPVQFHPESYQLKPPHDDQLTDLLRELEFTSLLKSLQPSPKQPEAKFHATVIIEDETTARRFIDGVPKSGPLGVHCLLTGRPGIHADVLGLTLSSGEQTGFIPIDVHTFLRPIIPVLHDVHRPKIVHDLKATLLAFHRIGVTLAPPYMDTMIADYLLNPNRRDHSLDTIMLERLGKRLGSEKQEKAQPQSLFEVDTGSREAATEAAAALVELEPILRGQLTEQGSLKLFTEVEMPLVPVLVDIERNGFLLDVERLHELSKELERELDRMMETITRSAGGEFNINSPRQLATVLFEKLGLKPLRKTKTGYSTDEDTLTQLAAQHELPAQILSYRSLSKLKSTYVDALPELVHPETKRLHTSLNQTVAATGRLSSTDPNLQNIPVKGDYGLRIREAFIVPNGHQLLCADYSQIEPRILAHLSKDPRLLSVFTRGEDIHMATAMEIFGLPSSQITRDMRRAAKTVVFGIVYGISPFGLSQNLGVPQPEAKKYIDTFFERFPAVRALMDRNIAEGRENGYTTTILGRSRPIPELQSSDPTQRGFGERMAVNSPIQGSAADLIKVAMINVHKTLHDELPHVKMILQVHDELIFEVPDHDLEAARRLVKQEMEGVGKQLGLSVPLKVDLGFGKNWRVAHS
- the ftcD gene encoding glutamate formimidoyltransferase — translated: MDGIVECVANFSEGRDQAIVQALIDAVASTPGVVLLDHSMDTDHHRSVLTFCGGQDATIEAAFRAVRIAAELIDLRSHVGVHPRIGATDVVPFIPIRDTTMQDCVQLAKRLGERVGRELEIPVFLYERAAGRADHGPLEAVRRGGLEGLAFRMASDPAWTPDFGPSRLHPSAGAIAIGARPPLIAYNVNLRSTEVDQARAIARAVRQSSGGLTHLKAIGVELASRGMVQVAMNLTDYEVTPLLTAFQAVKTEAAKHGIPVASSELVGLVPEAALDQAAAASLQLDRFNPDQVLETKIAEAALAKKEPVETLSGFLSALAAAKPTPAGGSVAAFVGALAASLGVMGARLSGQSDREQRLLELSRQLHRLVQEDAEVYTELMDVYKIPKEHPDRPHAISIALQRATEVPLEIAELSCEVARSLHMLLEGARPTIQSDLVVGETIAIAAAQAGLVTVRANVHVQQNHTLTTTMQFRIAKATESLEELKGLC